One genomic segment of Nocardia spumae includes these proteins:
- a CDS encoding hemerythrin domain-containing protein, with product MDITELILDDHHEQRRLFAILEQIDRGETGALSAIWGRLAAFLELHAQAEEEIFYPALLRAGIEARRASGPEDETLDAIGDHNEIRDAVAEVARHRVGTDEWYAAVAAANLANSDHMAEEEREGLTDFRRLAGLQRRHRLAVAFAAYEARNHAGVEPVDKDPVDYVRAAEMTLRTGPNGSLSVGSLKRNPPI from the coding sequence GTGGACATTACCGAGCTGATTCTCGATGATCATCACGAGCAGCGGCGGCTGTTCGCGATCCTGGAGCAGATCGATCGCGGGGAAACCGGTGCGCTGTCCGCGATCTGGGGCAGGCTGGCGGCCTTCCTCGAACTGCACGCGCAGGCCGAGGAGGAGATCTTCTATCCCGCGCTGTTGCGGGCCGGGATCGAGGCTCGGCGCGCGAGCGGGCCGGAGGACGAGACACTCGACGCGATCGGCGACCACAACGAGATCAGGGACGCGGTCGCCGAAGTAGCGCGACACCGGGTCGGCACCGACGAGTGGTACGCGGCCGTCGCGGCGGCGAACCTGGCCAACAGCGATCATATGGCCGAGGAAGAACGCGAGGGGCTCACCGACTTCCGTCGCCTGGCCGGGCTGCAACGCCGCCATCGGCTTGCCGTCGCCTTCGCCGCCTACGAGGCGCGCAACCACGCCGGCGTCGAGCCCGTCGACAAGGATCCCGTCGATTACGTCCGCGCCGCAGAGATGACGCTGCGCACCGGGCCGAACGGATCGCTCAGCGTCGGCAGCCTGAAGCGAAATCCGCCGATCTGA
- a CDS encoding LysE family translocator, with protein MVSTDHLLGFAGLAFLLVVVPGPSVLFTITRAITLGRREALLTVAGNAVGVYSQVVAVAVGLGALVATSSTVFTTVKLLGAGYLVYLGVQAIRHRGDLAESFSAAAPDMPYRTGRVLRDGLVVGFANPKSIVFLAALLPQFVTLDHGWIPGQMLLLGAIIPAFGLVLDTGWALAAGAARTWFARSPRRLAAVGGTGGLVMIGLGTSLALSGRKD; from the coding sequence GTGGTGTCGACCGATCATCTCCTCGGATTCGCGGGGTTGGCCTTCCTGCTGGTGGTCGTCCCCGGGCCGAGCGTCCTGTTCACCATTACCCGCGCGATCACCCTGGGACGCCGCGAGGCCCTGCTCACCGTGGCGGGCAATGCGGTCGGCGTCTATTCACAGGTCGTCGCCGTCGCCGTCGGGCTCGGAGCTCTGGTCGCTACCTCGTCCACCGTCTTCACCACGGTGAAACTCCTCGGCGCCGGCTACCTGGTCTATCTCGGCGTCCAGGCGATCCGCCACCGCGGCGACCTCGCGGAATCCTTCTCCGCCGCCGCACCGGACATGCCGTATCGGACGGGCAGGGTGCTGCGCGACGGCCTCGTCGTCGGATTCGCCAACCCCAAATCGATCGTGTTCCTCGCCGCCCTCCTGCCGCAGTTCGTCACCCTCGACCACGGCTGGATTCCGGGCCAGATGCTGCTGCTCGGCGCCATCATCCCCGCGTTCGGCCTGGTCCTCGATACCGGCTGGGCCCTGGCCGCGGGCGCGGCGCGCACGTGGTTCGCCCGCTCGCCACGCCGGCTCGCGGCGGTCGGCGGCACCGGAGGTCTGGTGATGATCGGGCTCGGCACCTCCCTCGCGCTGAGCGGCCGGAAGGACTGA
- a CDS encoding lipase family protein, with the protein MAMGCALTWGQSVAVADPPPRTPAPAAAEPTTPPAAEPGTRAATDQASPPASGPAAAPSSAGPGAPTASEPSPPVAHADPGPSAFQRWLDDHIPAPSSVLSGTGSAATAPGEQQDPSALWKAIQSSPTGDPFFDAAPPDLARYAPGDVIESRDVSWPAVPMVFLTVLTPVQRAIQLKFRTTDSSGAPSFGTATLLLPFGQWTGPGSRPVLLNAPPINALNRRCTPGWVFSHGYDLTSGNGNDFVPSPTMWAASQNYAVVIPDHEGPLMAYAEPTVAGHIMLDTVRAVRHLMPDQFGASRFAMTGYSGGAIASYAAAMLEREYAPELAPNLAGAAMGGLPVDYESFAKTFDGSYASGLMLTVTLALAREHPEILGRMNHLAQWAAISPLKDVCSSTMADVGIFVPYAALANMADPLHTEFADTMFRRLSLKGKKAGMPIYVYNGVHDPWMPVAKAEAFYAEQCALGVPATKSIVGGEHILGYFDGFLGSTQWLGERLSGVPAPNACEVAPRPDAAPQHSTSSAAPSGAPRTEAPPASPGR; encoded by the coding sequence ATGGCGATGGGTTGTGCGCTGACGTGGGGGCAATCGGTCGCGGTGGCCGACCCGCCGCCCCGGACTCCGGCGCCGGCTGCCGCCGAACCGACGACTCCGCCGGCCGCCGAACCCGGCACGAGGGCCGCCACCGATCAAGCCTCGCCGCCCGCCTCCGGTCCGGCGGCCGCGCCGTCGAGCGCTGGTCCGGGCGCTCCCACCGCGTCGGAACCGTCGCCGCCGGTCGCCCATGCGGATCCGGGCCCATCGGCGTTCCAGCGATGGCTCGACGACCATATTCCGGCGCCGTCGTCGGTCCTGTCCGGAACCGGCTCCGCTGCCACCGCACCAGGAGAGCAGCAGGATCCGTCGGCGCTGTGGAAAGCGATTCAATCCAGCCCGACCGGTGACCCGTTCTTCGATGCCGCCCCGCCGGACCTCGCACGCTACGCGCCCGGTGACGTGATCGAATCGCGTGACGTCAGCTGGCCGGCGGTACCGATGGTGTTCCTGACGGTGCTCACGCCGGTGCAGCGGGCGATCCAGCTGAAATTCCGGACCACGGATTCCTCCGGTGCGCCGTCGTTCGGGACCGCGACGCTGCTGCTGCCCTTCGGGCAGTGGACCGGGCCGGGAAGTCGCCCGGTGCTGCTGAACGCCCCACCGATCAACGCGCTCAACCGGCGCTGCACTCCCGGCTGGGTGTTCTCGCACGGGTACGACCTCACCTCCGGCAACGGCAACGATTTCGTCCCGTCACCGACCATGTGGGCCGCGAGCCAGAACTACGCGGTGGTGATCCCGGACCACGAGGGGCCGTTGATGGCCTACGCCGAGCCGACCGTGGCCGGACACATCATGCTCGACACCGTGCGTGCGGTGCGCCACCTGATGCCGGACCAGTTCGGCGCGAGCCGTTTCGCGATGACCGGCTATTCCGGCGGTGCGATCGCCAGCTACGCCGCCGCGATGCTCGAGCGCGAATACGCCCCGGAACTCGCACCCAACCTGGCCGGTGCCGCGATGGGCGGCCTGCCCGTCGACTACGAATCCTTCGCGAAGACCTTCGACGGCTCCTACGCCTCGGGACTGATGTTGACCGTGACTCTCGCGCTGGCCCGGGAACATCCCGAAATTCTCGGTCGCATGAATCATCTCGCGCAGTGGGCGGCTATCTCCCCGCTCAAGGACGTGTGCAGCTCGACCATGGCCGACGTCGGGATCTTCGTACCCTATGCGGCCCTGGCGAATATGGCCGACCCACTCCATACCGAATTCGCCGACACGATGTTCCGGCGATTGAGCCTGAAAGGTAAGAAGGCGGGCATGCCGATCTATGTCTACAACGGCGTGCACGATCCCTGGATGCCGGTCGCGAAAGCCGAAGCGTTCTATGCCGAACAATGCGCTCTGGGGGTTCCCGCCACGAAGAGCATCGTCGGCGGTGAACACATTCTCGGCTACTTCGACGGCTTTCTCGGATCCACGCAGTGGCTGGGTGAGCGATTGTCCGGTGTTCCGGCACCGAACGCCTGCGAAGTGGCGCCACGCCCGGATGCCGCACCACAACACAGCACTTCGAGCGCCGCGCCGAGCGGCGCCCCCCGCACCGAGGCGCCGCCCGCATCACCCGGGCGGTGA
- a CDS encoding class I SAM-dependent methyltransferase — MVSDFAYTGCDNLEVMAAAVNYNTFLADTVGTYLTSPGMRVLDFGAGSGTYADMLTARRITPDCLEPDERLQNTLRSKGYRVIDHEAPIPEDERYHLIYTFNVLEHIKDDQAAAEHLASLLRPGGTLVVYVPALEILFTSMDAKVGHHRRYRRAQLERLLRDAGLEIVESRYCDPIGFFATLAYRAVGSGDGTIDPRSLAFYDRVVFPVSRALHTLTGKLFGKNVLVVARAT; from the coding sequence TACCGGATGTGACAATCTCGAAGTAATGGCCGCGGCGGTCAACTACAACACATTCCTCGCCGACACCGTCGGCACATATCTCACCTCACCCGGTATGCGGGTGCTGGATTTCGGCGCCGGATCGGGAACCTACGCCGACATGCTCACCGCACGGCGAATCACCCCCGACTGCCTGGAACCGGACGAGCGCCTGCAGAACACATTGCGGTCCAAGGGGTATCGGGTCATCGACCACGAAGCGCCGATTCCCGAGGACGAGCGGTACCACCTCATCTACACATTCAACGTCCTCGAGCACATCAAAGACGATCAGGCCGCAGCGGAACACCTGGCGTCGCTGCTGCGGCCCGGTGGCACCCTGGTCGTCTACGTGCCCGCGCTCGAAATCCTGTTCACCTCCATGGACGCCAAGGTCGGGCACCACCGCCGCTACCGGCGAGCCCAGCTCGAACGGCTGCTGCGCGACGCCGGCCTCGAGATCGTGGAATCGCGCTACTGCGATCCCATCGGATTCTTCGCGACCTTGGCCTACCGTGCCGTCGGCTCCGGCGACGGCACGATCGACCCGCGATCACTCGCGTTCTACGATCGCGTGGTCTTCCCCGTGAGCAGGGCACTGCACACCCTCACCGGCAAACTCTTCGGCAAGAACGTGCTGGTCGTCGCCCGCGCGACATGA